TTCTGCAAAAGGTAGCGAAACGAATTCGCAAAGCAGCGCGCAAGACAGGCGACGATATTCGCATCATTCCACGCATTCGCGTACCGGAAGGATCTGCCATACCGGACGAAATGCGTCTTGCGATCGTGCCGCGCGCGCCGCTCACGGGGTTCGTCGGACTGGAAGTCGGCGTGGTGCCCATTCCATCGCCGGCATCGGCGGTGCATTCGCCGGAAATGATTTTGCGCGTGACGACGGGCTCGCCGTGTGAAGAATCGATTGTAGCGATTGCCGAGCAAGGCAAGAGCCAACGTGGTCGGCGTTCGTCCGAGCGAGCCATTACATTGGCACCGCGCCTTCCGACGACGTGGATGACGGCGGACCTCGTGATGCGTCTCGTGACGGCACTTCGCGAAGCGCGCAAAGCGGAGGAGCGATCGGGCATTCGGCGCACGTCGCAAATGGGCGTCGAACAAGCAGGGGCCGCGCGAGTGGCTTGACGTGGGGATAGGCCAACGAGCACCGGCGAGGGGTTGCACACATTGTCGTGCACATGTAGGATCCGATGATGGATGTTTCTGTAACGGAATTCCGAGCAAACTGCCTGGAACTCTTGCGTCGCGTTGCGAGTGGTGGCGAATCGATCGCGATCAAACGCGGGGGTAAGGTCGTCGCACGTCTGACACCTGCAGGATCCGAAGCAGAAACGCAGCCTAAGCCTTGGGAACGGCTTCGCGGGTCCGGCGAACTCTTGGCCAATCCAGGCGAATCTGTGCTTGATGAGCGCGAGTTCGAGGCTTTGCGATGAGGGTTCTACTGGACACTCACGTGTGGCTTTGGTGGTTACTAGGTTCCGATAAACTGCCAACGAGAGAACGAGATGAGCTCGATCGATTGGCATCGAGCAGTGCCTTGGGTATTGCAGCGGTGACTCTTTGGGAAACGCAGATG
The Polyangiaceae bacterium genome window above contains:
- a CDS encoding type II toxin-antitoxin system Phd/YefM family antitoxin, whose amino-acid sequence is MMDVSVTEFRANCLELLRRVASGGESIAIKRGGKVVARLTPAGSEAETQPKPWERLRGSGELLANPGESVLDEREFEALR